A single window of Halobacterium jilantaiense DNA harbors:
- a CDS encoding potassium channel family protein yields the protein MGGRVEYEPASAKELLVELKDTAELLVDLSFSAVLHGSDDVAEEVLRLEERMDILQLRARMTLLMAARSPEDAESLAPVLGVVAATEKMSDAAGDIAKVVREDVGLPDAMRAALPEAAESLVRAELGADSRYTDRTLGEVDLETETGVRVIAIRRENHGESGPGAGTDWLPNPDRETTLRAGDVLLLRGPETGVAGVFETVTGVAYDRPAPPEPDVADLERAVDSVVLMKNMSELAVDLAYGAVLFDDDGLAGEVVELEAEVDQLKSRFEAWTLRAAADVPDPVSLRGLVHIATATEVISDAAVEISEGVLRGLDTHVVVQEAVEASDEVVVRVPVEAGSMLAETTLGDERVKTQTGMRVVAVRRAETATSGETWVVEPGPDTAVRAGDVLLAKGTRSGADRLRGLAA from the coding sequence ATGGGTGGCCGCGTCGAGTACGAGCCGGCGAGCGCGAAGGAGCTCCTCGTGGAGCTCAAAGACACCGCGGAGCTGCTGGTGGACCTCTCGTTCTCGGCGGTGCTGCACGGCAGCGACGACGTGGCCGAGGAAGTCCTGCGGCTGGAGGAGCGCATGGACATCCTCCAGTTGCGGGCGCGGATGACGCTCCTGATGGCGGCTCGCAGCCCCGAGGACGCCGAGTCGCTGGCACCGGTCCTCGGGGTCGTGGCGGCGACGGAGAAGATGAGCGACGCCGCCGGCGACATCGCGAAGGTCGTGCGTGAGGACGTCGGGCTGCCGGACGCGATGCGCGCCGCGCTCCCGGAGGCCGCGGAGTCGCTGGTGCGTGCCGAACTCGGTGCGGACTCGCGGTACACCGACCGGACGCTCGGCGAGGTCGACCTGGAGACCGAGACCGGGGTGCGGGTCATCGCCATCCGCCGCGAGAACCACGGCGAGTCCGGGCCGGGCGCGGGCACCGACTGGCTCCCGAACCCGGACCGCGAGACGACGCTGCGGGCCGGCGACGTGTTGCTGCTGCGCGGCCCCGAGACCGGCGTCGCGGGCGTCTTCGAGACGGTGACCGGCGTGGCGTACGACCGGCCGGCACCCCCGGAGCCGGACGTCGCGGACCTGGAGCGCGCGGTCGACTCTGTCGTCCTGATGAAGAACATGAGCGAACTCGCCGTCGACCTCGCGTACGGCGCGGTGCTGTTCGACGACGACGGGCTCGCGGGCGAAGTCGTCGAGCTGGAGGCCGAAGTCGACCAGCTGAAGTCGCGGTTCGAGGCGTGGACGCTGCGGGCGGCCGCCGACGTCCCGGACCCGGTCTCGCTGCGGGGCCTCGTCCACATCGCCACGGCGACCGAGGTCATCAGCGACGCCGCCGTCGAAATCAGCGAGGGCGTCCTCCGCGGGCTCGACACCCACGTCGTCGTGCAGGAGGCCGTCGAGGCCTCGGACGAGGTGGTCGTCCGCGTCCCCGTCGAGGCCGGCAGCATGCTCGCGGAGACGACGCTCGGCGACGAGCGCGTGAAGACGCAGACGGGCATGCGCGTGGTCGCCGTTCGGCGCGCGGAGACGGCGACCAGCGGCGAGACGTGGGTGGTCGAGCCCGGCCCCGACACGGCGGTCCGGGCGGGCGACGTGCTGCTCGCGAAGGGAACCAGAAGTGGTGCCGACCGGCTGCGCGGCCTCGCCGCCTAG
- the citZ gene encoding citrate synthase: MSDELKKGLEGVLVAESELSFIDGDEGKLVYRGYTIEDLARDASYEEVLYLLWHGDLPTRDELAEFRADMASHREVDDDVLDLVADLANADEDPMAALRTAVSELSAFDGDSDADPTDREANLRKGKRITAKIPTIVAAFTRLRDGDDVVDPREDLDHAANFLYMLNDEEPDDVLADVFDQALVLHADHGLNASTFSAMVTSSTLADVHSAVTSAIGTLSGSLHGGANANVMRMLQEVDESEKDALDWVQDALDRGDRVMGFGHRVYNVKDPRAKILGERSEELGEAAGDTKWYQMSVTIEDYMAEEKGLAPNVDFYSASTYYQMGIPVDIYTPIFAMSRVGGWVGHVLEQFEDNRLIRPRARYVGEEDRDFPSVDER, from the coding sequence ATGTCCGACGAACTCAAGAAGGGTCTCGAGGGCGTGCTCGTGGCCGAATCCGAGCTGAGTTTCATCGACGGCGACGAGGGGAAGCTCGTCTACCGCGGGTACACCATCGAGGACCTCGCGCGGGACGCCAGCTACGAGGAAGTGCTGTACCTCCTCTGGCACGGCGACCTCCCGACACGCGACGAACTGGCGGAGTTCCGCGCGGACATGGCGAGCCACCGCGAGGTCGACGACGACGTCCTCGACCTGGTCGCCGACCTCGCCAACGCGGACGAGGACCCGATGGCGGCGCTGCGAACGGCCGTCTCGGAGCTCTCCGCGTTCGACGGCGACAGCGACGCCGACCCGACCGACCGCGAGGCGAATCTCCGGAAGGGCAAACGAATCACCGCCAAAATCCCCACCATCGTCGCGGCGTTCACGCGCCTGCGTGACGGCGACGACGTGGTCGACCCCCGCGAGGACCTCGACCACGCCGCGAACTTCCTCTACATGCTGAACGACGAGGAGCCCGACGACGTGCTCGCCGACGTCTTCGATCAGGCGCTCGTGCTCCACGCCGACCACGGCCTGAACGCGTCGACATTCTCCGCGATGGTCACGTCCAGCACGCTCGCTGACGTCCACTCCGCGGTCACGTCCGCCATCGGGACGCTCTCCGGGAGCCTCCACGGCGGCGCGAACGCGAACGTCATGCGCATGCTCCAGGAGGTCGACGAGAGCGAGAAGGACGCCCTCGACTGGGTGCAGGACGCCCTCGACCGCGGCGACCGCGTGATGGGCTTCGGCCACCGCGTCTACAACGTCAAGGACCCGCGCGCGAAGATTCTCGGCGAGCGCAGCGAGGAACTCGGCGAGGCCGCGGGTGACACGAAGTGGTACCAGATGAGCGTCACCATCGAGGACTACATGGCCGAGGAGAAGGGCCTCGCGCCGAACGTCGACTTCTACTCCGCGTCGACGTACTACCAGATGGGCATCCCCGTCGACATCTACACGCCCATCTTCGCCATGTCTCGGGTCGGCGGTTGGGTCGGCCACGTTCTCGAACAGTTCGAGGACAACCGCCTCATCCGGCCGCGCGCCCGCTACGTCGGCGAGGAGGACCGCGACTTCCCGAGCGTCGACGAGCGGTAG
- a CDS encoding Rid family detoxifying hydrolase: MKRIIETADAPAAVGAYSQATTDGDVVFTAGQIPLTPDGELLDDEPIDVQTRQSLENVKAILEEEGLNMQDVLKVSVFMDDMGDFDEMNDAYKEYFQDNPPARSAVEVGALPKGAGVEIEAIAAQRD, from the coding sequence ATGAAGCGCATCATCGAAACCGCAGACGCGCCCGCGGCTGTCGGCGCGTACAGTCAGGCGACCACCGACGGCGACGTCGTCTTCACCGCCGGCCAGATTCCCCTGACCCCGGACGGCGAACTCCTCGACGACGAACCCATCGACGTCCAGACCCGCCAGAGCCTCGAGAACGTCAAGGCCATCCTCGAAGAGGAGGGACTCAACATGCAGGACGTCCTCAAGGTCTCCGTGTTCATGGACGACATGGGCGACTTCGACGAGATGAACGACGCCTACAAGGAGTACTTCCAGGACAACCCGCCCGCCCGCTCGGCCGTCGAGGTCGGCGCGCTCCCGAAGGGTGCCGGCGTCGAAATCGAAGCCATCGCCGCCCAGCGCGACTGA
- the ilvA gene encoding threonine ammonia-lyase, translating into MLELDDVLAARDRVAETARHTPLDYSHTFSAMTDADIHPKLECFQRTGSFKIRGATNRIRTLSDEEQAAGVVTASAGNHAQGVALAASRSGVDSKVVMPETAPISKVKATKSYGAEVVLHGADYDDAQAHAHELEASEGRTYVHAFDDQYVMAGQGTLGLEIVEDCPDVDTVVVPIGGGGLISGVATAVKGQNPDTRVIGVQAEGASTVAQSLNKGEPQGVDHVDTIADGIAVRKVGEQTFPVIEERVDEVVTVSDDEIATALVLMLERGKTLVEGAGATPLAAVLEGKFDYDDDETIVPALCGGNIDLNLLTTVIVRGLVDQGRYVKIRTVVKDRPGSLNDLLNVVADERANIYAIQHDRTNRQIAMNATEVELDLETRGPEHVDRLLTRIQDEGFEVTVLNGPRIED; encoded by the coding sequence ATGCTCGAACTGGACGACGTTCTCGCCGCGCGCGACCGCGTCGCCGAGACGGCCCGGCACACACCGCTGGACTACTCACACACCTTCTCGGCGATGACGGATGCCGACATCCACCCGAAACTGGAGTGCTTCCAGCGCACCGGGTCGTTCAAGATTCGGGGAGCCACCAACCGCATCCGCACGCTCTCCGACGAGGAGCAGGCCGCCGGCGTCGTCACGGCCTCTGCCGGCAACCACGCGCAGGGCGTCGCGCTCGCCGCCTCCCGGTCCGGCGTAGACTCGAAGGTCGTGATGCCGGAGACCGCGCCCATCTCGAAAGTGAAAGCGACCAAGAGCTACGGCGCAGAGGTGGTCCTCCACGGTGCCGACTACGACGACGCCCAGGCCCACGCCCACGAGCTCGAGGCGTCGGAGGGCCGCACGTACGTCCACGCCTTCGACGACCAGTACGTCATGGCCGGCCAGGGCACCCTCGGCCTCGAAATTGTCGAGGACTGCCCGGACGTCGACACGGTCGTCGTTCCCATCGGTGGCGGCGGCCTCATCTCCGGCGTCGCCACCGCCGTCAAGGGCCAAAACCCCGACACGCGCGTAATAGGTGTGCAGGCGGAGGGCGCGTCGACGGTCGCCCAGTCGCTGAACAAGGGCGAGCCGCAGGGCGTCGACCACGTCGACACCATCGCCGACGGCATCGCCGTCCGGAAGGTCGGCGAGCAGACGTTCCCGGTCATCGAGGAGCGCGTCGACGAGGTCGTCACCGTCTCCGACGACGAGATTGCGACCGCGCTCGTGCTCATGCTCGAACGCGGGAAGACGCTCGTCGAGGGCGCTGGCGCGACCCCGCTCGCGGCGGTTCTGGAGGGGAAGTTCGACTACGACGACGACGAGACGATCGTGCCCGCGCTCTGCGGCGGGAACATCGACCTCAACCTCCTCACCACGGTCATCGTCCGCGGGCTCGTCGACCAGGGCCGCTACGTGAAGATCCGGACCGTCGTCAAGGACCGCCCGGGCAGCCTCAACGACCTCCTGAACGTCGTCGCCGACGAGCGCGCGAACATCTACGCCATCCAGCACGACCGCACGAACCGCCAGATCGCGATGAACGCCACCGAGGTCGAACTCGACCTCGAGACCCGCGGCCCCGAGCACGTCGACCGACTGCTCACCCGCATCCAGGACGAGGGCTTCGAGGTCACCGTCCTCAACGGCCCCCGCATCGAGGACTGA
- a CDS encoding MATE family efflux transporter: MAEQTLRTLMRTVDVAVTAAISPAAVVAVGLADLYARFPLRVGLGLGGGAISLSSQDTGRDATATRDEAVTQAVLVGALVGIPFAAFGLLFGADAIRLLGADPDVVPLGGTYLAVVLATAPARHVALIAARSLQGTGDTRTPMYVNAVANVANIVGSVGLGLGYFGLPELGVLGVGLATAAGNVFTALALMAAIASDATEAGFARPASAVITRQLFVVSLPKIAEGLSSTLAEFPFNAVLLTFGTNVNAAFQVGRRAYQQVTGPLSRGYSVAANVVVGQALGEGDSEGARYNGWAVAALGVLTVGLVGVLLAVYARPLVSLLDDTPATLRYAVPFAQVYGLSAPFLASFVALSGALQGASETRIPLLARATGMFGFLVGFAYVAGVALGWGVTAAYWSVVLSNVWMALVVALGFHYSGWADRAAGMMAERGNS; this comes from the coding sequence ATGGCCGAACAGACGCTGCGCACCCTGATGCGCACCGTCGACGTCGCCGTCACGGCCGCCATCTCGCCCGCCGCCGTCGTCGCCGTCGGGCTCGCAGACCTCTACGCGCGCTTCCCGCTCCGAGTGGGGCTCGGTCTGGGCGGCGGTGCCATCAGCCTCTCCAGTCAGGACACCGGCCGGGACGCCACCGCCACCCGCGACGAAGCCGTCACGCAGGCCGTCCTCGTCGGCGCGCTGGTCGGGATTCCGTTCGCCGCGTTCGGCCTCCTGTTCGGCGCGGACGCCATCCGGCTGCTCGGTGCCGACCCGGATGTCGTCCCGCTGGGCGGCACCTACCTCGCGGTCGTACTCGCCACCGCGCCCGCACGCCACGTCGCCCTCATCGCAGCGCGCTCGCTGCAGGGCACTGGCGACACGCGCACGCCCATGTACGTGAACGCCGTCGCAAACGTCGCGAACATCGTCGGGAGCGTCGGTTTGGGCCTCGGCTACTTCGGGCTCCCCGAACTCGGCGTCCTCGGCGTCGGGCTTGCGACTGCCGCGGGCAACGTCTTCACTGCGCTCGCGCTTATGGCCGCCATCGCGTCGGACGCGACCGAAGCCGGGTTCGCGCGCCCGGCGTCCGCGGTCATCACGAGACAGCTGTTCGTCGTCAGCCTCCCCAAAATCGCGGAGGGGTTGAGTTCCACGCTCGCCGAGTTCCCGTTCAACGCCGTGCTGCTGACGTTCGGCACGAACGTCAACGCGGCCTTCCAAGTCGGGCGGCGGGCCTACCAGCAGGTCACCGGCCCGCTCTCCCGGGGGTACAGCGTCGCCGCGAACGTCGTCGTCGGGCAGGCGCTCGGCGAGGGCGACTCCGAGGGCGCGCGGTACAACGGCTGGGCGGTCGCCGCGCTCGGCGTTCTCACCGTCGGTCTGGTGGGCGTCCTGCTCGCCGTCTACGCCCGCCCGCTCGTCTCGCTGCTCGACGACACGCCGGCGACGCTCCGGTACGCCGTCCCGTTCGCGCAAGTGTACGGCCTGAGCGCGCCCTTCCTCGCCTCGTTCGTCGCGCTGTCCGGGGCTCTCCAGGGAGCCAGCGAGACCCGCATCCCGCTGCTCGCGCGCGCCACCGGCATGTTCGGGTTCCTCGTCGGGTTCGCGTACGTCGCCGGCGTCGCGCTCGGCTGGGGCGTCACCGCCGCGTACTGGAGCGTCGTCCTCTCGAACGTCTGGATGGCACTGGTCGTCGCCCTCGGGTTCCACTACAGCGGGTGGGCCGACCGCGCCGCCGGTATGATGGCCGAACGCGGTAACAGTTGA
- a CDS encoding ArsR/SmtB family transcription factor — protein sequence MADATQRLRRYLDDELEECRDEDVDQRLDELTALETAIGEARVDAELDVLSALASETRYSLVRALVADGDELCVCELDALVDVSESGLSHALSRLVDAGLADARKDGRWKKYRATNRAVALVTVLDGSVTVDE from the coding sequence ATGGCAGACGCCACCCAGCGGCTGCGGCGCTACCTCGACGACGAACTCGAGGAGTGCCGGGACGAAGACGTGGACCAGCGCCTCGACGAGCTGACCGCGCTCGAAACCGCAATCGGCGAAGCGCGCGTCGACGCCGAACTCGACGTGCTGTCGGCGCTCGCCAGCGAGACCCGGTACTCGCTCGTCCGCGCGCTGGTCGCCGACGGCGACGAACTCTGCGTCTGCGAGCTGGACGCGCTCGTCGACGTCTCCGAGAGCGGGCTGAGCCACGCGCTCTCTCGGCTGGTCGACGCCGGCCTCGCCGACGCCCGGAAGGACGGCCGCTGGAAGAAGTACCGGGCGACGAACCGCGCGGTCGCGCTCGTCACCGTCCTCGACGGGAGCGTGACCGTCGATGAGTGA
- the arsB gene encoding ACR3 family arsenite efflux transporter, producing MSEPVHDHGPDCGCEACGDPRSMDVLDKYLTVWILAAMAAGVALGFAAPSVTAPIQDLHLVEVGLILMMYPPLAKADYSQLRTVFSNYRVLSLSLVQNWLIGPTLMFALAVVFFGGVVPGLPARPEYFLGLVFIGMARCIAMVLVWNELAEGSTEYVTGLVAFNSLFQILTYGVYVWLFALVLPPLLGLDSLVTGIETFAISPGQVFEAIVVFLGIPFAAGFLTRYVGTRARSEQWYDDEVVPRIDPLTLVALLFTVVVMFATQGGTIVAAPGDVLLLAVPLTVYFVVMFLVSFAMGRGVGADYATTTAIGFTAASNNFELAIAVAVAVFGVGSGVAFATVVGPLIEVPVLLALVNVALSFQDRFDWTGRGDGSADSVPTDD from the coding sequence ATGAGTGAGCCCGTCCACGACCACGGCCCGGACTGCGGCTGCGAGGCCTGCGGCGACCCGCGGTCGATGGACGTCCTCGACAAGTACCTCACCGTCTGGATTCTGGCCGCGATGGCCGCCGGCGTCGCCCTCGGGTTCGCCGCGCCCTCCGTGACAGCCCCCATTCAGGACCTCCACCTCGTCGAGGTCGGGCTGATTCTCATGATGTACCCGCCGCTGGCGAAAGCCGACTACTCGCAGCTCCGGACCGTCTTCTCGAACTACCGCGTGCTGAGTCTGAGCCTCGTCCAGAACTGGCTCATCGGCCCCACGCTCATGTTCGCGCTCGCCGTCGTCTTCTTCGGTGGCGTCGTCCCCGGGCTGCCCGCCCGTCCCGAGTACTTCCTCGGGCTCGTGTTCATCGGGATGGCGCGCTGCATCGCGATGGTGCTCGTCTGGAACGAACTCGCCGAGGGTTCCACGGAGTACGTCACGGGCCTCGTCGCGTTCAACAGCCTCTTCCAGATTCTCACGTACGGCGTCTACGTCTGGCTGTTCGCGCTCGTGCTTCCGCCGCTGCTCGGCCTCGACTCGCTGGTCACCGGCATCGAGACGTTCGCCATCTCGCCCGGCCAGGTGTTCGAGGCCATCGTCGTCTTCCTCGGCATCCCGTTCGCCGCGGGGTTCCTCACGCGGTACGTCGGCACGCGCGCGAGGAGCGAGCAGTGGTACGACGACGAGGTCGTCCCCAGAATCGACCCGCTCACGCTGGTCGCGCTGCTGTTCACCGTCGTCGTGATGTTCGCCACGCAGGGGGGGACCATCGTCGCCGCCCCCGGCGACGTGCTCCTGCTCGCCGTCCCGCTCACGGTCTACTTCGTCGTGATGTTCCTCGTGAGCTTCGCGATGGGGCGGGGCGTCGGTGCCGACTACGCCACCACGACCGCCATCGGCTTCACCGCCGCCTCCAACAACTTCGAACTCGCCATCGCCGTCGCCGTCGCCGTCTTCGGTGTCGGCTCCGGCGTCGCGTTCGCCACCGTCGTCGGCCCCCTCATCGAAGTCCCAGTCCTGCTCGCGCTCGTGAACGTCGCGCTGTCCTTTCAGGACCGCTTCGACTGGACCGGCCGCGGCGACGGCTCCGCGGACAGCGTTCCCACCGACGACTGA
- a CDS encoding arsenate-mycothiol transferase ArsC, which yields MTTTLAFVCVQNAGRSQMAAVFAEREAERRGLGDRVEVLTGGTRPADSVHDAVRDAMADAGFDLSDRQPREVDRETLGNCDYVATMGCSTLDLGAVAGVDVRDWALADPDGADAETVREIRDEVERRVVALFDELARAETERGR from the coding sequence GTGACCACTACCCTCGCGTTCGTCTGCGTGCAGAACGCTGGCCGCTCCCAGATGGCCGCCGTCTTCGCCGAGCGCGAAGCCGAACGCCGCGGCCTCGGCGACCGGGTGGAGGTGCTCACGGGCGGCACCCGCCCCGCCGACAGCGTCCACGACGCGGTCCGCGACGCGATGGCCGACGCCGGATTCGACCTCTCGGACCGCCAGCCGCGCGAAGTCGACCGCGAAACGCTCGGGAACTGCGACTACGTCGCGACGATGGGGTGCTCGACGCTCGACCTCGGAGCCGTCGCTGGGGTCGACGTTCGCGACTGGGCGCTCGCCGACCCCGACGGAGCCGACGCCGAGACGGTCCGGGAGATACGCGACGAGGTCGAACGCCGGGTCGTCGCGCTGTTCGACGAACTAGCGCGGGCGGAGACCGAACGCGGCCGGTAG
- a CDS encoding DUF418 domain-containing protein, with the protein MSGERSPTPPSERIVGLDALRGFALLGILVINVRVFSMPEVVLFNPTAYGDFSGANYWAWLAGHVLVKQKFITLFTLLFGAGVALFTRNRERDGDNAVALHTRRSLWLVAFGLAHAYLLWYGDILVAYGVTALFVVFARDWEPRKLAMVGTALLLIPSALEVLSALAVDPAALAASWQPDQSALRAEIEAYRSGWLGQMSHRVDTSFFRQTSGYVASTSWRTAGLMLYGMALFETGVITNERSRGFYRRLAAVGGTVGLAAILAGLWYIEASGWAASASLYWHQFNYWGSIPLAGAYLGLVMLWASWRPDGTATRWLAAVGRTAFSNYIFQTVVATSIFYGHGLGLFGRVSRVEALGVVVAIWAVQVPLSVLWLRYFRYGPLEWLWRALTYRTLPTMRVDTAENA; encoded by the coding sequence ATGAGCGGTGAACGAAGCCCGACTCCGCCCTCGGAGCGCATCGTCGGCCTCGACGCGCTCCGCGGGTTCGCGCTCCTCGGCATCCTCGTCATCAACGTCCGGGTGTTCTCGATGCCCGAAGTCGTGCTGTTCAACCCCACCGCGTACGGCGACTTCTCGGGCGCGAACTACTGGGCGTGGCTCGCCGGCCACGTCCTCGTGAAACAGAAGTTCATCACGCTGTTCACGCTGCTGTTCGGGGCCGGCGTCGCGCTGTTCACGCGGAACCGCGAGCGCGACGGCGACAACGCCGTCGCCCTCCACACCCGCCGGTCGCTGTGGCTCGTCGCGTTCGGGCTCGCACACGCCTACCTGCTCTGGTACGGCGACATCCTCGTCGCGTACGGCGTCACCGCGCTGTTCGTCGTCTTCGCCCGCGACTGGGAGCCCCGGAAGCTCGCGATGGTCGGCACCGCGCTCCTCCTGATTCCGTCGGCGCTGGAGGTGCTGTCCGCGCTCGCCGTCGACCCGGCCGCGCTCGCGGCCTCCTGGCAGCCCGACCAGTCGGCGCTCCGGGCCGAAATCGAGGCCTACCGGAGCGGCTGGCTCGGCCAGATGAGCCACCGCGTCGACACGTCGTTCTTCCGGCAGACTTCGGGCTACGTCGCCTCCACGAGCTGGCGGACGGCCGGCCTGATGCTGTACGGGATGGCGCTGTTCGAGACCGGCGTCATCACGAACGAGCGGTCGAGGGGCTTCTACCGGCGGCTCGCCGCCGTCGGTGGCACCGTCGGTCTCGCCGCCATCCTCGCCGGCCTCTGGTACATCGAGGCCAGCGGCTGGGCGGCCTCGGCCTCCCTGTACTGGCACCAGTTCAACTACTGGGGGAGCATCCCGCTCGCCGGCGCGTACCTCGGTCTCGTGATGCTGTGGGCGTCGTGGCGTCCGGACGGCACCGCGACGCGCTGGCTGGCGGCCGTCGGCCGCACCGCGTTCAGCAACTACATCTTCCAGACCGTTGTCGCCACCAGCATCTTCTACGGCCACGGCCTCGGCCTGTTCGGCCGCGTCTCCCGCGTCGAGGCCCTCGGCGTCGTCGTCGCCATCTGGGCGGTCCAGGTCCCCCTCTCGGTGCTCTGGCTGCGGTACTTCCGGTACGGTCCCCTGGAGTGGCTCTGGCGCGCGCTCACCTACCGGACGCTCCCCACGATGCGAGTAGACACCGCCGAGAACGCCTGA